A stretch of DNA from Sphingomonas sp. SORGH_AS_0879:
CGCTGGTCCGCGCCGCCTGCCCGTCCGCGCGGTTCGCCATCGTCGGACGCGCGCCGACCCCGGCGGTGCGGCGTCTGGCGGGGGAGGGGGTGATCGTCACCGGCGAGGTGCCCGACACCCGCCTCTGGCTGGCCCGCGCGCATGTCTGCGTCGCACCGCTGGACCTGGCGCGGGGTATCCAGAACAAGCTGCTGGAGGCGATGGCGATGGCGCGGCCCGTCGTCGCCTCGACCGCGGCGGCGGAGGGGATCGACCATGGCGGCACCATCGCGGTGGCAGAAGGGGATCGCGACTTCGCCGACCGGGTGATCGCCGCGCTGAACGGCCCTGCCAATAATGGCGCGGCGCGCGCGCGGGTGCTGGCCCGCTATGACTGGGCGGCCCGTCTCGCGCCGCTGGACCTGTTGCTGAAGGATGTGGCGGCGTGACATTGGGGGAGAGGATGAAGTCCGGGCGCTGGACCTGGCATCTGGTGCTGCTGGGCGCGGCGGCGCTGGCGGTGCTGTTCCTCTTCCGGCGCGATGTGGCGCATCTGGTCGATATCTGGTGGACCAGCACGACCTATGGGCACTGCCTGTTCATCGGCCCGGTCGTCGGCTGGCTGATCTGGCAGCGTCGCGCGGAGCTGTCGCAACTGACCCCCGTCGCCTGGTGGCCGGGGCTGTTGCTGGTCGCGGGCGGCGGGTTGCTCTGGCTGCTGGGCGAGTCCGCCACCGTTGCGCTGGTCCGGCAATTGGGACTGGTCGCGGTGATCGAGGGACTGGTCGTCACCCTGCTCGGCCCGATGGTCGCGCGGGGGATGCTGTTCCCGCTCGCCTATGCCTGGTTCCTGGTGCCGTTCGGCGCGGAACTGGAAAAGCCGCTCCAGCAGATCACCGTGTCGATCGTCATGCCCCTGCTCGACTGGAGCGGCATCCCCGCCTCGGCGGACGGCGTGCTGATCCATGCCGGACGCTATTGGTTCGAGGTGGCGGAGGCCTGTTCGGGGTCGAAATTCGTCCTCGCCATGGTTGCCTTCGCCGCGCTGGTCGCCAATCTGTGCTTCAAGTCGCCCTGGCGGCGCGCTATATTCATGATCGTCTCGCTGATAGTGCCGGTGCTCGCCAATGGCGTGCGCGCCTGGGGGACGATCTTCGCCGCCGACAAGACCTCGATCGAGGTGGCGGGGGGCGTCGATCACATCATCTTCGGCTGGGTGTTCTTCGCGATCGTGATGGCGGCGGTGCTGGCGATCGGATGGCAGTTCTTCGACCGCTCGCCCGACGATCCCGCCTTCGATCCCCAGCGGCTCTCGGCCAGGCCGAGGTATCGGATCGACCCGTTGCTGGCGGCGGCGCTGGCGGTGACGATCACCGCACTCTATCCCAGTTGGAGCGGTTTCGCCGGATCACGCACCGCGACGCTTCCCGCCCGGATGGCACTGCCCGATGTGCCGGGCTGGAGTCCGGCGGAGCAGGTCAGCATGTGGCGGCCCTATTATCCCGGCGCGGATGCGGTGCTGATGCGCAGCTACAAGGACGCCGACGGGCATCAGGTCGATCTGGCGGTCGCGGTCTTCTCCCGCCAGCGCGAGGGGGGCAAGCTGGGCGCGTTCGGCACCGGCATCCTGCACGAGGACGATCGCTGGATCCGCGTCGCCGATCTGGGCCGGATCGCGGGCGGCGACGCGGTGCGGCTGATCACGACCGGGTCGAACGGCCAGCAGGTGCAGCGCGACGTTGCGACCTGGTACCGGATCGGCGATAGGCTGACCCCGGATATGCGACGCGTGAAGATCGAAACGATGAAGGCCCGCCTGATGGGCCAGCGCCAGACCGCGGTGGCAATTCATGTCGCGAGTGAGGGGGACGATCCCGCCGCGATCCAGGCCTTTGTCCGCGCACTCGGCCCGGTGGATGCGTTCGCCGACCGGCTGACCGGGGCACGCTGACCGCGCATGTGCGGGATCGCCGGTCTCTTCCACCCCGCCACGCCCAAGCCGGTCGATCCCGCCCGGTTGCGGGCGATGATCGGGGCGCAGGCGCATCGCGGCCCGGACGGGCAGGGGATATGGACCGCACCGGGCGTCGGCTTCGCCCATGCGCGGCTGTCGATCATCGACATCGAGGGATCGCCCCAGCCGATGGTCGAGGACGAGGTCGCCGTCTGCTTCAACGGCGAAATCTACAACTACCGCGAATTGCGCGAGGAATTGCGTGCGCGCGGCGCGGTGTTCCACACCGATGGTGATACCGAGGTATTGCTGCATGGCTGGCGGCATTGGGGGCCGTCGATGCTCCACCGGCTGGTCGGCATGTTCGCCTTCGCGATCCATGATGCCAAGGCGGGATCGCTGTTCCTGGCGCGCGATCGGCTGGGGGTGAAGCCGCTGCACTGGGCGGAACTGCCCGATGGCGCGGTCGCCTTCGCCTCCGAGATGAAGGGGGTGCTGGCGCATCCGCTGTTCCGCTGCCGGCCGGACATCCGCGCGGTCGAGGATTATCTGGCGCTGGGTTATGTGCCCGACGATGCCAGCATCGTCGCGAGCGTCAACAAGCTGGCCGCCGGGCATTTCCTGTTGATCGAGCGAGGGCGGGGCGTTCCCCGGCCGCGCCTGTGGTGGGACGTGGACTTCTCCCACCGCGACAGCGGCACGGCGGCGCAACTGGGCGAGGGGCTGCTCGACCGGATGCGCGAGGGGGTGACCAGCCGGATGGTCGCCGATGTGCCGCTGGGCGCGTTCCTGTCGGGCGGGGTGGACAGTTCGGGCGTCGTCGCGCTGATGGCGGAGGCGTCCCCCCGCGCCGTCCGCACCTGCACCATCGGTTTCGAGGAAGCAGGCCATGACGAGCGCGGCTATGCGCAGGCGATCGCCCGCCGCTTCGCCACCGACCATGTCGAGCGGGTGGTCCGGGCGGACGATTTCTCGCTGATCGACACGCTGGTCGCGCAGTTCGACGAGCCCTTTGCCGATGCCTCCGCACTAGCGACCTATCGGCTGTGCCAATTGGCGCGCGAGCATGTGACGGTCGCGTTGTCGGGTGACGGCGCGGACGAGGCGATGGCGGGCTATCGCCGCCATGTCTTCCATGCGGGCGAGGAGCGGGTGCGCGGTCTGTTCCCGGCGGATCTGCGCGCCGGGCTGTTCGGAACGCTGGGCCGTTTTTACCCCAAGGCGGATTGGGCACCGCGTCCGCTCCGCGCCAAGACCACGCTGCTCGCGCTGGGGATGGACGGGGCGGAGGCCTATGCCCG
This window harbors:
- the xrtA gene encoding exosortase A, producing the protein MTLGERMKSGRWTWHLVLLGAAALAVLFLFRRDVAHLVDIWWTSTTYGHCLFIGPVVGWLIWQRRAELSQLTPVAWWPGLLLVAGGGLLWLLGESATVALVRQLGLVAVIEGLVVTLLGPMVARGMLFPLAYAWFLVPFGAELEKPLQQITVSIVMPLLDWSGIPASADGVLIHAGRYWFEVAEACSGSKFVLAMVAFAALVANLCFKSPWRRAIFMIVSLIVPVLANGVRAWGTIFAADKTSIEVAGGVDHIIFGWVFFAIVMAAVLAIGWQFFDRSPDDPAFDPQRLSARPRYRIDPLLAAALAVTITALYPSWSGFAGSRTATLPARMALPDVPGWSPAEQVSMWRPYYPGADAVLMRSYKDADGHQVDLAVAVFSRQREGGKLGAFGTGILHEDDRWIRVADLGRIAGGDAVRLITTGSNGQQVQRDVATWYRIGDRLTPDMRRVKIETMKARLMGQRQTAVAIHVASEGDDPAAIQAFVRALGPVDAFADRLTGAR
- a CDS encoding XrtA/PEP-CTERM system amidotransferase, giving the protein MCGIAGLFHPATPKPVDPARLRAMIGAQAHRGPDGQGIWTAPGVGFAHARLSIIDIEGSPQPMVEDEVAVCFNGEIYNYRELREELRARGAVFHTDGDTEVLLHGWRHWGPSMLHRLVGMFAFAIHDAKAGSLFLARDRLGVKPLHWAELPDGAVAFASEMKGVLAHPLFRCRPDIRAVEDYLALGYVPDDASIVASVNKLAAGHFLLIERGRGVPRPRLWWDVDFSHRDSGTAAQLGEGLLDRMREGVTSRMVADVPLGAFLSGGVDSSGVVALMAEASPRAVRTCTIGFEEAGHDERGYAQAIARRFATDHVERVVRADDFSLIDTLVAQFDEPFADASALATYRLCQLAREHVTVALSGDGADEAMAGYRRHVFHAGEERVRGLFPADLRAGLFGTLGRFYPKADWAPRPLRAKTTLLALGMDGAEAYARAVGVTSPEWRARLFSKEAKVALGGHRAEDRYVAAMRAAPARDAIDRAQYADLKIWLPGDILTKTDRTSMAVGLEAREPLLDHRLVEYVARLPAAMRIRGGQGKWLMKKALEPYLPRDILYRPKMGFVTPISAWFRGALAEDAARLEHSGLLRETGWFEMAELGLMAADHRAGRADHGRTLWQMLMLERSLTRLF